The segment GGATGTGAAGTCCACTCTCCAGTCGCAGACACCACTGCTTCCAGATCCCCCCTGAAGGAGTGGGAAGAAAGGCCTCCACTTTCTCACCGGTTTCGATGGAGATTCCGTTTAAAGACAAATCACAGTTGCACTTACCCGTATGGTCTTTAAACAGATGCAATCCCAGTCTTTGATCCCGGATGACGATCAACCGATGGCATTCCGTGGAGTCGTTCAAGGTCCATCGCTCCATCAAAACTCCATTCAACCGGATGGATCCGGTTCCTTCACCGAAATCCGATTCGACGAGATGGTGTTTCCATCCGATTTGCACTGCCCAACTTCTGCGATCCATTCTTCAAACCCCTCTGTTTTTCTCCCCTTATATAGTGATTCGTATGATCCGTAAACTTTTGTGTCGATTTAAAAAAATAAATCGCAAATCTTGTCTTTTTTTATAGCAGGAGAGGATCGCAATCAACCCCTTCACACTGGTGAAGGGGTTGATTGGACCGGGGATTGGATCTATTGAAATGGTTGATTCATATAAAGCCCAGTCCTCCTGGGAAGCATTCTTCCAGAAATGTTGCGAAAAAGTATCAGAGGGAGGGTTGGGTTTCACATGGAGTGATTTTGGCTCGGAAGAACAACGGAATGGAATGTGAAACCCAATCCCGACCGCCTTCAAACGCACTAAATCACAACGCTTCTAGTGGTAATATGCCCGATGATGGTGCTGGATGGTTTGCTCGATGATCTCACTGATGTCTTTCTTGTTGAGCGCACGGAGGTCGCTGACAATCACTTCGGATTCCAACTCTTCCTCACGAAGCAATTCGTACAGTTCAGGGGAAACAGTCAGGATGAGAGTGGACAATTTCATCGTTTGCACAGCGATCACCTCTTGAAAAGGGATGGTGCTGCCTTTCCGGTGAAGTTACATCCTATTTTATTATATATGATTCCGGTGTTCACCAGGTTGTCAACCAACGGACCCAAAGGTTGAACCCGGTATGGAAAGGAAGGTTTGAGGTCGGAAAACACCCGCCGGGCGGCGGGTGTCAGCTCCTCCCCAACAATATCGCATGATCCACTTTGATACAACGATCCATTACCACGGTCAAACCTGCATCGCCGGCGATGGCGGCCGCCTCTTCGTTGACGATTCCCTGCTGCAACCACAACGCTTTGGCTCCGGCTGCCACTGCATCCTTTGCAATCGGAACACAATATTCACTCCTCCGAAACACATCGACGATATCGATCGGTTCCTCAATCTCCGCAAGGGCGGCATAAGGCTTCTCTCCGAGGACCGGTTCCTTGAGGACGGGATTGACCGGGAAGATGCGGTAGCCTGCCTCTTGCAGAGCTCGGGCGATCATGTGGCTGGTCCGGTCCGGCTTGTCTGACAGGCCGACCACGGCAATATTTTTTGCGTTTTTCAACAGACTTCTGATTTCATCATGATCAGGATTTTGATGCAATGAAACTCCCTCCTCATCTTCTATTCCAACTATACCCCAAATCCCTGCCTTTGGAACAACTGCTTCCTGTCGGAATGGAAAAAACAACCGCTTTATTTTCTCCATCCGATCCTGCATAATTACGTCAGATATATATCATGATCTATCAAATCAGTATATAATTTCTCCTTCAACGGGGGTTGTCGATCCATACCTTCTCCTCTCCTTTGGTCTTGCGACAGGCGATTTCAAGAGGATCGACAACCCCTTTTTATAGTCACAGATGGGGATGTCGGTTATACAGCCGCTCCCTCTTCTGTTCCAGTCCAATGGAGATCAGGTATAAGGAGAACACCAGCAAAATGTAGGAAAGCAGGGGAAACAGAACCAGCCAGGGGAAAGTGTATATTGCGCTCCGCCCCTGCCCCAACAGCCCCAGCCATTCGTGGGTCATGGAGTAATATTCCGCTCCCTCACCCATTCTCGTATCCGTACCGCCCAGAAAAATGTGAAACAGACTCAGTTGCCCGATCAGGTTGAGGACCAAGATCATTTCATGAACCAGCAAAACCCCGAGATCCTCTTTCAACAGGGGGAACATATGCTTCCGGATGAGCCACCCCCGGCTCGCCCCCATTTGTTGGGAAACGGTGACTGACAGGCGCTTCCGATATTGCCGCACCTTGTTCATCACATGGGTGGCGACTACGGGAATTCCCAGCATCACCATCAGGAGAGACTGAAGCAGGATCAACTCCACGACGGGTAGTTGACTGCCAATACTGATCCTCATCATCAAAAAGTAGAGGAGGATGATCACCGGAATCTTCCCCAGCCACCCCAACCCTTCCAACCATCTGAACCCCTTGTCACTCATCCCTCCGTACAACCCCAGCCATGTACCCACCACCAGCCGCAGTCCCGCAATGGCCGCCGAGACAAACAGGGTGTAGCGCAGGCCATGCAACATCAGGGACAATACATCCCGTCCCAGTTTGTCCGTGCCAAACCAGTGCTCCCCATCGGGTTCCGCGGGGGCCACGATCACATCCCAATCCTCCCCCCTGCCCACAAAATGGACCGGGTCCTCGTCCTCCTTTTGGATCGGCCAAGGGGCAAGTACCGGCCCCGCCAGAGCAAGTATCAGAAAAAAGGTGAACAACAGGACACCGATCCCCAAAGAGAGGGGAACCTTTCCATTTTTAATCACGGGCCAGCCCCCTCTCCAGGGCGAAGACCGTCATCTGCAAGGCACCATAGGTGAGCAAATAGATCGCCGCCAGGGAAAAGAGGGTATTCACCAACAGCGGGTATTGGTAGCCCAACAGGTAAAGCAACCGGGTCATCCCTTCCAGGTTGAACAGATACTCCACCACGAACAAGCTCCCCAACAACATGGAAGTGATATAATGCAACTCCGCCCGAATGAAGGGGAGGAGGTTGCGAAAAACATGCCGGGCGTGAATCAGTCGATGGGAAAGTCCCTTCGCCTTCGCCGTCAGGATATAATCCTCCGTCAAGATGGACCGGGTCTGATGGGAAGTCTGACGGACCAGATAGACCAAGGGCAGTAACAGCAACGTGAGGGCGGGCAGGAGCACCGCCCGATCCTCACCGAAGGTGGCTGTCTCCGCCACCAACACCCCGGTCCGTTGATAGATCAAGACCACCGACAGTTGCAACAACAAGGCGAATGCGAAGTCGGGAATCAGGGTCAAAAAGCCGAACAAATGCTTCACCCACCCTCTCGCTCTTCTCATCACCATCCCCGCAGGAATGGCGATGGGAAGAGCGATCATGCCGCAAACCAGGGTCATAGCAGCCGAAAAGGGAAAGAATTTGCTCAGGACTTCACCAAATCCTCCGGTGTACCCACTGTGTACATCTGCCCTGAACAGATGTTCTTCTTCTATCACATAACGAAAGCTTGTTCCATCGAAAACACCCCGGAGGTATTCAGAGATCAAGCCCACCCCGACTTCCGGATGGAAAGAGAGATACCCCTGCTCCACCCCCACCACCACGGGCAAGGTGGCCACCGACAAAATCAACAACACCGGAATACAACCTGCTGCAATCGGTTTCATCTCCAATTCCTTTCACTGTCTGTCTGTGTCACTCCCTTTCTTATTCGGCATCCATTTCGACCCTTCCCCCATAAAAAAACACCACCCCGACAGGTGGCTCAGATCACTTGGCTTCCTTTGCCTTCAGCTCCTTCATCAGAAACACACACCGTTTTTCCAGGGAGTTCAATCGGTAGATGGCACTGTCCACCAGGTCCGGATCGGTGAGATGATCC is part of the Kroppenstedtia eburnea genome and harbors:
- a CDS encoding CoA-binding protein; its protein translation is MHQNPDHDEIRSLLKNAKNIAVVGLSDKPDRTSHMIARALQEAGYRIFPVNPVLKEPVLGEKPYAALAEIEEPIDIVDVFRRSEYCVPIAKDAVAAGAKALWLQQGIVNEEAAAIAGDAGLTVVMDRCIKVDHAILLGRS
- a CDS encoding ABC transporter permease, with the protein product MIKNGKVPLSLGIGVLLFTFFLILALAGPVLAPWPIQKEDEDPVHFVGRGEDWDVIVAPAEPDGEHWFGTDKLGRDVLSLMLHGLRYTLFVSAAIAGLRLVVGTWLGLYGGMSDKGFRWLEGLGWLGKIPVIILLYFLMMRISIGSQLPVVELILLQSLLMVMLGIPVVATHVMNKVRQYRKRLSVTVSQQMGASRGWLIRKHMFPLLKEDLGVLLVHEMILVLNLIGQLSLFHIFLGGTDTRMGEGAEYYSMTHEWLGLLGQGRSAIYTFPWLVLFPLLSYILLVFSLYLISIGLEQKRERLYNRHPHL
- a CDS encoding ABC transporter permease subunit, which produces MKPIAAGCIPVLLILSVATLPVVVGVEQGYLSFHPEVGVGLISEYLRGVFDGTSFRYVIEEEHLFRADVHSGYTGGFGEVLSKFFPFSAAMTLVCGMIALPIAIPAGMVMRRARGWVKHLFGFLTLIPDFAFALLLQLSVVLIYQRTGVLVAETATFGEDRAVLLPALTLLLLPLVYLVRQTSHQTRSILTEDYILTAKAKGLSHRLIHARHVFRNLLPFIRAELHYITSMLLGSLFVVEYLFNLEGMTRLLYLLGYQYPLLVNTLFSLAAIYLLTYGALQMTVFALERGLARD